The nucleotide window TTGCGGATCATGTCCTGGATCAGGCGCTGCATCGGACGCGCACCCATCAACGGGTCGAAGCCCTTGTGCGCCAGGAACTTGCGCAGCTTCTCGCTGAAGCTGGCTTCCACCTTCTTCTCGTGCAGCTGCTCTTCGAGCTGCATCAGGAACTTGTCGACCACGCGCAGGATGATTTCCTCGTCGAGCGAGCGGAAGCTGATGGTGGCATCCAGCCGGTTGCGGAACTCCGGCGTGAACATGCGCTTGATATCCGCCATCTCGTCGCCCTGCTCGCGCGAGCTGGTGAAGCCGATGGTGGCGCGGTTCATGGTCTCCGCCCCCGCATTGGTGGTCATGATGATGATCACGTTGCGGAAGTCGGCGCGCCGGCCGTTGTTGTCGGTCAGCGAGCCATGGTCCATCACCTGCAGCAGGATATTGAAGATATCTGGATGCGCCTTCTCGATTTCGTCCAGCAGCAGCACGCAGTGCGGCTTCTTGGTGACGGCCTCGGTCAGCAGGCCGCCCTGGTCAAACCCGACGTATCCCGGGGGCGCGCCGATCAGGCGGCTGACCGCATGGCGTTCCATGTATTCCGACATGTCGAAGCGCAGCAGCTCGATGCCCATAATGAAGGCCAGCTGCTTGGCGACCTCGGTCTTGCCCACGCCGGTGGGGCCCGAGAACAGGAACGAGCCGATCGGCTTGTCGGTCTTGCCCAGGCCGGCGCGCGACATCTTGATCGCCGAGGCCAGCGCCTCGATGGCCGGGTCCTGGCCGAACACCACCGACTTCAGGTCGCGTTCCAGCGTCTGCAGCTTGCTGCGGTCGTCCTGGTTCACGCTCTGCGGCGGGATGCGCGCGATGCGCGAGACGATGTCCTCGATCTCGCCCTTGCCGATGGTCTTCTTCTGCTTGGACTTGGGCAGGATGCGCTGCGCCGCGCCGGCTTCATCGATCACGTCGATCGCCTTGTCCGGCAGGTGGCGGTCGGTGATGAAGCGCGCCGACAGCTCGGCCGCCGCAGTCAGCGCCGACGATGCGTACTTGACGCCATGGTGCTCCTCGAAGCGCGACTTCAGGCCACGCAGGATCTGCACGGTCTGGTCGACCGACGGCTCGACCACGTCGATCTTCTGGAAGCGCCGCGACAGCGCCGCGTCCTTCTCGAAGATGCCGCGGTATTCGGTGAAGGTGGTCGCGCCGATGCACTTGAGCTGGCCCGACGACAGTGCCGGCTTGAGCAGGTTGCTGGCATCCAGCGTGCCGCCCGAAGCCGCGCCCGCGCCGATCAGCGTGTGGATCTCGTCGATAAACAGGATCGCGTTCGGATTGTCCTTGAGCGACTTGAGCACGCCCTTCAGGCGCTGCTCGAAGTCACCGCGGTACTTGGTGCCGGCCAGCAGCGCGCCCATGTCGAGCGAGTAGACGGTGGCCTTTTCCAGGATGTCCGGGACTTCGTTCTTGGTGATGCGCCACGCCAGGCCTTCCGCGATAGCGGTCTTGCCGACGCCGGCTTCGCCCACCAGCAGCGGGTTGTTCTTGCGCCGGCGGCACAGCACCTGGACCACGCGCTCGACTTCGCTTTCGCGGCCGATCAGCGGGTCGATCTTGCCGGCCTTGGCCAGCGCGTTCAGGTTCTGCGTATATTGCTCGAGCGGGCTTTCCTTGCCGTCGCCGCCCTCGCCCTCGCCGGCCGCATCGCCGTGCTTGGCCGGCTCGGACTGGTCCTTGCGGATGCCGTGGCTGATGAAATTGACCACGTCCAGGCGCGTCACGCCCTGCTGCTGCAGGTAATAGACCGCGTGCGAATCCTTCTCGCCGAAAATCGCGACCAGCACGTTGGCACCGGTGACTTCCTTCTTGCCGTTGGAAGTGGACTGGACGTGCATGATGGCGCGCTGGATCACGCGCTGGAAACCCAGCGTGGGTTGGGTATCGACCTCGTCGGTACCCGGCACCACCGGCGTGTTATCCGCAATGAAGTTCTTAAGGCTGGTGCGCAGGTCCTCGATATTGGCCGCGCAGGCGCGCAAGACTTCAGCTGCCGTGGGATTGTCGAGCAATGCCAGCAGCAGATGCTCCACGGTAATGAACTCGTGGCGTGCCTGCCTGGCTTCGACAAAAGCCATATGCAGGCTCACTTCCAATTCTTGCGCAATCATGCTTCCTCCATCACGCACTGCAGGGGGTGCCCCGCCTGCCGCGCGTGCGTTGACACCAGCTCGACCTTAGTCGCCGCGATATCCCTGGTGTAGATACCGCAGACGCCCTTTCCTTCCCGGTGCACGGTCAGCATGATCTGCGTCGCCGTTTCCCGGTCCCTGCTGAAATACTGCTGCAGGATCATCACGACAAACTCCATCGGAGTGTAGTCGTCGTTCAGCAGCACCACCTTGAACATGGCAGGCGGTTTCAGCGCCTGCTCTTTCCGCTCCAGGATGGTGCCCGCTTCGCGTTGTGGGACATTCGCAAGCCGTGTAGCCATGGCTTTATTCTAACCCTTACTCGCAACTCTGCAATTTGGGGAAAAGGCGGTGGATTCAAGAGTCCGGCCACCGGTTTTCCGAGGTAAATGGGAGCGGATGGTTCCGCGGTAGGCCTTGCAAGGCACGTCGCCGCACCGGCCGAAAACCCGCGCCGCCGGCCGCCGATTCATCGCAACGGTAACACCGGGCGCCGTCCGGTTCCTGCCACACCCTTCTGGCAGTGGGGAATCCGCCAGCTTGACAGGCTCCGGCTTTGCCAGAAAAATCGGCCGCACACCCACCGAAGGCCGACGAGCCAAAGCAACAGCCAAGGCTGGGTGATCCGTGAGCAGGGAGGCCCACGGCCCGCGGCGGCGAGTCAGCAATCAGACTGGCCGCTTCGCGATAGCACCTCGCCGCGCGTCATCGCCGGCCGCATCGCAGCACGCGGCCAGCCATGGCGCCGCAGTCCGTGCCGTCTGGCTGGCAAGCTTCCCCGCTTGAAAATCTGCTATTTCGTTGGGGGAGTATATGGCAAGCGGTATCGTCAAATGGTTCAATGACGCCAAGGGATTCGGGTTCATCAAGCCGGACGAGGGCGAAGAAGAACTGTTTGCGCACTTTTCGGCTATCCAGATGGCGGGCTTCAAGACGCTGAAGGAAGGCCAGCGCGTCTCGTTCGAAGTGGTCCAGGGCCCCAAGGGCAAGCAGGCCACCAATATCCAGGACGCCAGCTAAAGCGCGCCGCGACCGCATCCCCGGCCACAGAGCCACCGGAGCGGTCAACCAGGATGTGGGGGGATTCCTTCCCCGGGACGGGACCGATGCCAGCGCCCCGCTGTCCGCCAAGGCGGCACGGTGGGCACGGGCTCGCATCAGCGGCACGCACATCCGATGGAAAGCCCGGCCTGGCGCCGGGCTTTCTGATTTTCACGCCGGCCCCCCGGCCAGCCTTGCGGCGCCCGCTTCGGGGCCAGTTCAAGTCCACCCGTCGATTTTCAGGCCGCTGGCCTGTTCGGCCTCCGCCTTGGTGACCTTGCGCACAGTCTGGCCGAAGGTCCAGACATGGCCCTCGGCGTCGCGGGCGGTGTAGGTGCGGTCGCCATAGAACTCGTCCTGCGGCTCGCGCAGGATCACGGCGCCGGCGGCCCGGGCGCGTTCGCAATGCTGGTCGAGCCCGTCGGGCAGGTGCACGTGCAAGGTCTGGGTGTTCTTGCCGCCGACCGAGGCCGGGCTGGCGGTAAAGTCGGTCCACTCGCTGCCCACCATCAGGTAGCTGTCGCCGAAGCGCATTTCGGAATGCACCAGCTGTCCTTGCTGGTCGCGGATCACCATGACGCGCTCGAATCCGAACGCCCGCTCCAGCCAGTCCAGTGCCGCCAGTGGATCCTTGTAGAAGAGGGCCGCGCCGAAGGCGGTGCGGCGGAAGGGATCGTCCATGCCAGTCTCCCCGGGCCAGATGCCCGTCAGTCCTGACGTTCTAGGCAACGTCGCGGCGGCGGGCAAGAAAAAACCCCGGTACGGGGTATCCGCTACCGGGGTTCTGGTGACAGCTCACCCGCCGCAGCGGGAGTCTGTGCTTACATATTGTCGATCATCACCTGCCCGAAGCCCGAGCACGAGACCTGGGTCGCGCCTTCCAGCAGGCGGGCGAAATCGTAGGTGACCTTTTTGGACAGGATCGACTTCTCCATCGACGCGATGATCAGGTCGGCGGCCTCGGTCCAGCCCATGTGGCGCAGCATCATTTCGGCCGACAGGATTTCCGAGCCCGGGTTGACGTAGTCCTTGCCGGCGTACTTCGGCGCGGTGCCGTGGGTGGCTTCGAACATCGCCACCGAGTCCGACATGTTGGCGCCCGGCGCAATGCCGATGCCGCCCACCTGCGCCGCCAGCGCGTCCGAGACGTAGTCGCCGTTCAGGTTCAGCGTGGCGATCACCGAGTATTCGGCCGGCCGCAGCAGGATCTGCTGCAGGAAGGCGTCGGCGATGGCATCCTTGACCACGATGTCCTTGCCGGTCTTCGGGTTCTTGAACTTGCACCACGGGCCGCCGTCGACCAGCTCGGCGCCGAATTCCTTCTGTGCCAGCTCATAGCCCCAGTCGCGGAAGCCGCCTTCGGTGAACTTCATGATGTTGCCCTTGTGCACCAGCGTCACCGACGGCTTGTCGTTGTCGATCGCGTACTGGATCGCCTTGCGCACCAGCCGCTCGGTGCCCTCACGCGACACCGGCTTGACGCCGATGCCCGAGGTGGCCGGGAAGCGGATCTTCTTCACGCCCATCTCGTTCTGCAGGAA belongs to Cupriavidus taiwanensis and includes:
- a CDS encoding cold-shock protein, yielding MASGIVKWFNDAKGFGFIKPDEGEEELFAHFSAIQMAGFKTLKEGQRVSFEVVQGPKGKQATNIQDAS
- the clpS gene encoding ATP-dependent Clp protease adapter ClpS, whose protein sequence is MATRLANVPQREAGTILERKEQALKPPAMFKVVLLNDDYTPMEFVVMILQQYFSRDRETATQIMLTVHREGKGVCGIYTRDIAATKVELVSTHARQAGHPLQCVMEEA
- the icd gene encoding NADP-dependent isocitrate dehydrogenase, with amino-acid sequence MYQHIKVPAGEKITVNQDFSLNVPDNPIIPYIEGDGTGLDITPVMIKVVDAAVAKAYGGKRKIAWMEIYAGEKSTKVYGPDVWLPDETLDVLKEYVVSIKGPLTTPVGGGIRSLNVALRQQLDLYVCLRPVRYFKGVPSPVREPEKTDMVIFRENSEDIYAGIEWAAESDQAKKLIAFLQNEMGVKKIRFPATSGIGVKPVSREGTERLVRKAIQYAIDNDKPSVTLVHKGNIMKFTEGGFRDWGYELAQKEFGAELVDGGPWCKFKNPKTGKDIVVKDAIADAFLQQILLRPAEYSVIATLNLNGDYVSDALAAQVGGIGIAPGANMSDSVAMFEATHGTAPKYAGKDYVNPGSEILSAEMMLRHMGWTEAADLIIASMEKSILSKKVTYDFARLLEGATQVSCSGFGQVMIDNM
- the clpA gene encoding ATP-dependent Clp protease ATP-binding subunit ClpA; the protein is MIAQELEVSLHMAFVEARQARHEFITVEHLLLALLDNPTAAEVLRACAANIEDLRTSLKNFIADNTPVVPGTDEVDTQPTLGFQRVIQRAIMHVQSTSNGKKEVTGANVLVAIFGEKDSHAVYYLQQQGVTRLDVVNFISHGIRKDQSEPAKHGDAAGEGEGGDGKESPLEQYTQNLNALAKAGKIDPLIGRESEVERVVQVLCRRRKNNPLLVGEAGVGKTAIAEGLAWRITKNEVPDILEKATVYSLDMGALLAGTKYRGDFEQRLKGVLKSLKDNPNAILFIDEIHTLIGAGAASGGTLDASNLLKPALSSGQLKCIGATTFTEYRGIFEKDAALSRRFQKIDVVEPSVDQTVQILRGLKSRFEEHHGVKYASSALTAAAELSARFITDRHLPDKAIDVIDEAGAAQRILPKSKQKKTIGKGEIEDIVSRIARIPPQSVNQDDRSKLQTLERDLKSVVFGQDPAIEALASAIKMSRAGLGKTDKPIGSFLFSGPTGVGKTEVAKQLAFIMGIELLRFDMSEYMERHAVSRLIGAPPGYVGFDQGGLLTEAVTKKPHCVLLLDEIEKAHPDIFNILLQVMDHGSLTDNNGRRADFRNVIIIMTTNAGAETMNRATIGFTSSREQGDEMADIKRMFTPEFRNRLDATISFRSLDEEIILRVVDKFLMQLEEQLHEKKVEASFSEKLRKFLAHKGFDPLMGARPMQRLIQDMIRKALADELLFGRLVSGGKVVVDLDEQDQIKLDFSEIEPEPPEAPEEQRAEA
- a CDS encoding VOC family protein, with the translated sequence MDDPFRRTAFGAALFYKDPLAALDWLERAFGFERVMVIRDQQGQLVHSEMRFGDSYLMVGSEWTDFTASPASVGGKNTQTLHVHLPDGLDQHCERARAAGAVILREPQDEFYGDRTYTARDAEGHVWTFGQTVRKVTKAEAEQASGLKIDGWT